The Desulfovibrio fairfieldensis sequence GGCTCTTTCTCCTTGATATAACACGAAAATTCATCTCATGCGACACCCTCTGGAGCAGTTAACACTTATCCCTTGAACATGAAGCGCCGCATGGACACGTTGAGCACAATGCCCAGCAGCGTGAAATTGACCAGAGTGGCGCTGCCGCCGTAACTGATGAAGGGCAGGGGAATGCCCACCACCGGCATCAGCCCGATGACCATGCCCATATTGATGAAAATTTGCCAGAAGAAATAGAAGAAGACTCCCACCACCAGCATGCTGCCGAAGCGGTCCTTGGCCTGTACCGCCGTGGAGAAGATCGAGAGCAGGAAGAGGCAGAACAGGGTGACCAGGGCCACGCAGCCCACAAAGCCCCATTCCTCGCCGAACACGGCCACGGCGAAGTCCGAATGGCGTTCCGGCAGAAAGCGGAGCTGGCTCTGGGTGCCTTCCTTGAAGCCCTTGCCCCAGAGCTGGCCCGAACCGATGGCGATGCGCGACTGCAGAATGTGGTAGCCCGTGCCGCGCGGGTCGTTGCCGGGGTCCAGAAACGTCAGGATGCGTTGCCGCTGATAGTCGTGCATGCCCACGAACCACATGAAGGCCGCCGCGCAGGGCACGGCCAGCAGGCAGGTTTTGAGCACATAGCCCTTGAGCCCGTGGAAGAGGATCATGCCGCCCAGAATCAGCAGGATCATCAGAGTGGTGCCCAGGTCCGGCTGGGTGACGATCAGGGCGGCTGGAATCAGGCCCACAGTCAGCACGGCGCTGAAATCCTTCCAGCCCAGCGGGCGCCCGTCGCGGGCCAGCAGGCGCGCGGCCAGCACCAGCACGGCCAGCTTGGCCAGTTCCGAGGGCTGGATGCTCATGAAGCCCAGGGAGAGCCAACGCTTGGCCCCGTAGACGGTTTTGCCCGCCACGGGCACCAGGAGCAGCAGCGCCAGACTGATTAGAAAAAAGGGCCAGGCCAGGTTGCGCAATTGGCGATAGTCAAAGCTCATGGCCAGAAGCATGCAGGCCAGGCCGCACACGCCCCAGATCAACTGGCGCTGGTAAAAACCGGAAAAGGCCAGGCCGTCTTCCAGCCGCGTGCCGCTGGCGGAGTACAGATTGCCCACGCCCAGAAAATAGAGCAGGAACATGCAGGCCAGCAGGCCCCAGTTGATGTAGCTGAACAGGCGTTTATCCATGCGAGCTCCGGGCGGAGGAAATATATTTCAAACCTGTTCGACCTTCACACGAAGCGCGCCCGGCGCGGGCAGAGGGCGAAAAGACCATGACGCGGCATTTCCTTGCACTTGGCGCGGATGTCCGCTCTTCGCGGCCATTTGGGCGATGTGCCTGTTTCAAAGGTGAATTGCCCCAGGGCCTGTTAACGCTATAGAATTTTTGTTCGCCTGCAAGGAAGATAAACCTGCTTTGAGGGAGTGTACTCTTCTGGTACTCGACCGAAAAAGCAGGTGAAATCTGACGCGGCAGGAGGGCAAAAAGGCATAGCGTTAACAGGTCCTAATCCTCCCGCCCCCGGACAGGGCGCGGCGCTGTCGCCGGAGCCGGGGACGCGGGCGCGCCCGAATCCGGGCCGAAGATATAATCGTAAATCTTTTTGGCCACCGGTCCGGCCACGCTGGAACCGCCGCCGCCGTGCTCCACCATGACCACCACCACGTAGGTTTTGCCGTTCTTGGAGCCCCAGGTGGCGATCCAGGCATGGTCGCGCTGGGCGTACTCCATTTCCGAGGAGCGCACCCGGCGGTCTCCGGCGGTCATTTTCAACTTGACCACCTGGGCCGTGCCGGTTTTGCCGCCCATGTCCGCGTCCTTGCGGCCCACCACCCGCGCCGTGCCCACGCCCGCGGTCTTGCGCATGGCGTCCACCACAAACTTGAACGTTTCAGGCTTGGCCGGAATACGGCTCTGCACCACGCGCGGGGCGTCGTTGAGCAGTTGCGGCTTGAGCAGATCCCCGCCGTTGAGCATGGCCGCCACATAGACCGCCACCTGCACGGGCGTGACCAGGGTGTAGCCCTGGCCGATGGAGACGTTGTAGGTCTCGCCGCGCACCCATGGCCTGCCGAAGCGGCGCTTTTTCCATTCGCGCGAGGGCACCAAGCCGGATTTTTCGTGCGGCAGGTCAATGCCCGTGGGACGCCCGAAGCCGCAAGCCTTGGCAAATTCCTCCAGCTTGTCAATGCCCAGGCGCTCGGCCATGAGGTAGAAATAGACGTCGCAGGAGTTGACCAGCGCGCTTTCCATGTTCATGGCCCCGTGCCCGCCTTTTTTCCAGCAGCGGAAAATCTGGTTGCCCAGCTTGACCTGGCCGGGGCAGAACACGGTTTCGCGCGGATTGACGCCGCGTTCCAGGAACAGGGCGGCCATGACCAGCTTCCAGACCGAGCCCGGCGGGTAGACGCTCTGGATCACCCGGTTCTGGAGGGGAAAGCGGTTGCTGGTGCGCAGGGCGTCCCAGTCCCGCTGGGAAATGCCCGCCGCGAAAAGATTGTTGTCGTAGGCCGGGGAGGTGACCAGGGCGCGCAGCTTGCCCGTGTCCGGCTCCATGACCACCACGCAGCCCGCCTCGCCGCCCAGAGCGTCCCAGGCCGCCTGCTGGAGGCCCCGGTCCAGGGAAAGATGCACCTCATGCCCGCCGCGCGGCTCTTCGCGCAGGGCTTTGCCCAGCACACGGGCGTGGGCGTCCACCTCCACGTCATAGAGGCCCTTGCGGCCGCGCAGCTGTTTTTCCAGCTCCAGCTCCAGGCCCTGCTTGCCCACCAGATCGCCCATGGCCAGCGCCGGATCTTTGGCCATTTCCTGCTCGTTGGCTTCGGCCACATAGCCCAGCACATGGGCGAAAAGCTCTTTTTCCGGATAGCTGCGCTTGGTGCGGACCACGATTTCCAGACCCGGCCAGGCGTAGATCTCGGACTCGATGCGGGCCACCAGGTCAAAGTCGATGTCCGTGATCAGCAGAAGGGGTTCAAAGGACTTCACCTTGAAGCGGTCCTGCTGGTATTTCTCCCAGATCTGGGGCAGCGGAATGCCGGACCAGGCGCTGATCTGGGCCAGGGTGGCCGGGATGTCGTGGCAGTCTTCGCGTACCAGGGACAGGCCGTAGGCCGTGCGGTTGTCGGCCAGCAGCTTGTCGCCGTCGTCCAGAATGCGGCCGCGCGGGGCGAAGATGCGCTCCTGGCGCAGGCGGTTTTCCTGGGCCTGGCGGGCGAATTCCTCGCCGCGGTGGACCTGGAGGTACCAGAAGCGGACCACAAAGACGAAGAACAACAGGCCCACAAGCACCTGCAAAAACACGACCCCGCCGCGCGGGGGCTGGTAGCCCTCGCTCTCCACCTGGATTTTGAGCCAGGAGCGGATGCCCTCTTTTTTGCTGGGCGTCGCGCCTGGGGAGCCGGGCGCGAAGAGGCGCTTATTTTTCTTCATCATCCGTGGTCCAGTGCCGCGTCGCGATCAACAGACGCCAGGCGAACGGCAGGAAGAGCGCCTGGATCAGGCTTTTGTCCAGCTCGTCCGGCACGTTGAAAGCGAGATTCTGCAGCGGGGCCATGAGCCAGGCCACGCCGTAATAGGCCGCGCCCAGGCAGGCGGAAAGCAGAAAGATGAAAATGAAGTTTTCCACTTCGAACAACCAGCGGCCCAGCTTGAACAGCGCGATGACCGCCGCGTACCAGACGATGACCCCGCCGAACTCGCGGGTGCCCATGCCCTCCTGCAAGAGCACGAAGAGCGGCAGGAGCCAGAGCATGTTCTTGTAGTCCCGCTCCTGCAACAGAATGATAAGGCCCACGGCCAGCACGTCCAGGCCCGGCACCAGGGCCTGCAGGCAGACGGCGATGGCCATGAAGAAAATCCACCAGCAGATGTTGCGGAACTTGCTCATGGCGTCACGGCGGCGGGCGGCGCGGGAGGCCCCACGAAGACAGGCGGCGGACCTTCGGGCTCGGGCTCGGGCTGGGCGATGCCCGTGGGCTCCAGCAGCAGCACTTCTTCAAGATGTTGCAGATCCACCAGGGGCTCGGCGTAAATGGCCATGAACTGGGTGTAGTCCGAAGGGGCCACGCTGAGCACGCGGGCCACGGGAATGCCCTTGGGATATTTGCCGTCCAGGCCGGAGGTGATCAGCACCTCGCCCTGTTTCACGTTGGCGTCGCGCTGCACGAAATTCACTTCCAGCTTGCGGCCCGTGCCCTGCCCCGCCAGGATGCCCAGCGCCCGGCTGTTTTGCGAGAAAACCGCGATGCGGCTGCCCGGGTCCGTGAGCAGCAGGGCGGTGGCGGTATGCGCGCTGGCCCGCAGCACACGGCCCACCAGGCCCATGTGGGTGACCAGCGGCGTGCCGGGCCGCCCGCCCGTGGCATAGCCCCGGCTGATGGTGATGCTGTCCAGTACGGCGTTGGGGCCCATGCGCCCGGCCAGCACGCGCGCCCCCAGGGGCCGCCAGCTGGCGTCCACCGGCAGCTGGACCAGGGCGCGCAGGCGTTTGAGCTCGGCCAGATCCTCGCCGTTGGCCAGCAGGCGGGATTCCAGGTCCGCCACTCTGGCCTGGAGGCGCTCATTTTCCTCGCGCACGCTCACCAGGTCGAAATAGCGCTCCCAGAAGCCCGTGCCCACATCCTGGATGTAGCGCATGGGCTTGAGCACGGCGCCGCTCAGTTCCAGGCCGATATTGGCGGCAAAGTCGTCCAGGGTACGGGTGCGCTGGTTCCAGGAATACATACCCAGAAAGAGGATGAGCAAGACGCCCGCGAAAATCAGAATACGCCGCAATGACACAGAGTTATATCCGCCTCAGACTCGATTGCATACACACGGGCGACGTCATGCCGGAAGCTTCTTCCGGCATGACGTCGCCCACGGAGAAAATACGCCACAAAGGTGTGGAAGACCGCACGCTGTCAGTCGATGCAGACTTCTTTGAGGATGTTCAGGCTGTCCAGAGCCCGGCCCGTGCCGACCGCCACTGTGGAAAGCGGGTCGTCCACCACGGTGATGGGCAGGGAGGTCTCCTCGCGCAGAAGCTGATCCAGACCCTTGAGCAGCGCGCCGCCGCCCGTGAGCACAATGCCGCGGTCCACAATGTCCGCGGCCAGTTCCGGCGGGGTCTGCTCCAGGGCGATGCGCACGGCCTGCACAATGCTGTCCACCTGCTCGGAAATGGCTTTGCGCACTTCCTCGGAGGTGATGATGATGTTCTGCGGGATGCCCGTGACCAGGTCCCGGCCTTTGACCTCAATCTGCTGTTCCGGATCCAGGGGGTAAGCCGAAGCGATCTTGATCTTGATTTCCTCGGCCGAGGATTCGCCGATGAGCATGTTATATTTGCGTTTGACGTGGGTCATGATGGCTTCGTCCATCTTGTCCCCGCCCACGCGCACCGAGCGCGAATAGACGATGCCGGAAAGGGAAATCACCGCAACTTCGGTGGTGCCGCCGCCGATGTCCACCACCATGTTGGAGGTGGGTTCCTGAATGGGCAGGTCCGCGCCGATGGCCGCGGCCATGGGTTCCTCAATCAGATAGACTTCACGCGCTCCGGCTGACTGGGCGGATTCCTTGACGGCCCGCTTCTCCACCTGGGTGATGCCCGTGGGCACGCAGATCATGATCCGGGGGCGCACCAGGCGGCGCGAGTTGTGCACTTTGGCGATGAAGTGGCGCAGCATGGCCTCGGTCACTTCAAAGTCGGCGATGACGCCGTCCTTCATGGGACGGATGGCCCAGATGTTGCCGGGGGTTCTGCCGAGCATGCGCTTGGCGTCGTGGCCCACGGCCAGCACCACGTTGTTGCCGCGCGAATCCTTTTTGACCGCCACCACCGAGGGCTCGCGCAGCACAATGCCCTGGCCCTTGACGTAGACGCAGGTATTGGCCGTGCCCAGGTCGATGGCCAGATCGTTGGAAAACATCCCCAGTGCGAAATCCAGAATCTTGGACATTACTCTTGCTTGCCTCGCTGTGCTGGTATGCGTATGGTCCCGGCGGGCGGGAGCGGCATTCCGGGGCCGTCGCGGCGGCAACGGTCCGGAAATAATTTTTTGTCGTCAGGCTGAAAACTGTTCGGCTAAAACGGGCGTGAAGTCAAGACGATGGGCGTGGGGTTCAAAAACTTTGTCCCGGCCGGCGGATTCCCGAACCGGCCCCGGAACAGCCCCTAATCCGCCCGCAAGGCGCGTTAGTATGGTGCGTTGGCATACTCTGGCCGCGTATTTCCGCCGCAAGTACGGCATGCGGGTGCAAAAAATTCCACTTGACGCCGGTTCGGCCTGTCCCAACCGCGACGGCCTGCTGTCCACGCGGGGTTGTGTCTTCTGCAACGCCCTGGGTTCGGGCTCGGGCCTGGGCGGGCGCGGCCTGTCCCTGGCGGCCCAGTGGCAGGCCTGGCGGCAAAAGTACCGCGCCGGGGACCCGGACCGTCGTTTCCTGGCCTATCTGCAATCCTTTTCCAATACCTACGGCTCCCTGGAGCGTCTGCAAGACCTGCTGCACGCGGTCGCGGCCCTGCCGGACTGCTGCGGCCTGGCCGTGGGTACGCGGCCCGACTGCCTGAGCCCGTCCAAGCTGGACGCTCTGCTCCGGGCCGGGGCCGAAGCGGGCGTTGCGGAGATCTGGCTGGAGCTGGGCCTGCAAAGCGCCCATGACGCCACTCTGGCCCGGGTCAACAGGGGGCATACGGCGGCCTGCGCGGCCAAAGCCGTGGCCGAAGCCGCCGGGCGCGGCCTGCTGGTCTGCGGGCATCTGATGGCCGGTTTGCCCGGCGAGGGCGAGGCGGCTTTTCTGGAAAGCGTGGACTGGGCCGTGAGCCTGCCCCTGCACGGCCTCAAACTGCACAATGTTTATGTGCCCGAGGGCACGGAACTGGCCCGCCGGTACCGGGACGGGCGCTACCAGCCCCTGGAGCGCGACGAATATGTGGACCTGCTCTGCGCGGCCCTGCCGCGCATTCCTTCCCGCCTGGTCATGCACCGTCTGCAAAGCGATCCCGCGCCCGGCGAACTGGTGGCCCCGGCCTGGGCCGCGCTCAAACGCCCGCTGATGGCGGATCTGCTGCGCGCCCTGCACGCGCGCGATCTCTGGCAGGGCTGCCGGGCCGACGTTCCGGAGGGCCGGCCCGCATGGTACGGCGGGTAGGGGCGGCCTCGAAAAGCCCGGGTTCATCGTCGCCGGACAGGACCCACAGGGCCCAGGCCGCGTCTTGACCTTTATCACGGCCGGAACTATGCAGGTGGGCGTCAATTTATAGTGTTTTCAACATACTTCGCGGGACGGCCGGGATGGGGATGGTCTGCTTTCTTGCGGCGCTGGGCCTGCTGGTGCTGGGTTACGCGGTGTACGGCGTTTTTGTGGAAAAGGTTTTCGGCATTGACCGCACGCGGCCGACTCCGGTGCAGAGCAGGGCGGACGGCGTGGATTGCGTGGCCCTGCCCCCGTACAAGATTTTTTTCATCCAGTTGCTGAACATCGCGGGCCTGGGGCCGGTGTTCGGGCCCATTCTGGGCGCGGTGTACGGCCCCGCGGCCCTGCTCTGGGTGGTGTTCGGCTGCATTTTCGCGGGCGCGGTGCACGATTTCCTCACCGGGGCCATGAGCCTGCGTTACGGGGCGGCCTCCTATCCGGAGCTCATCGGGCGCAATCTGGGCAAATATGCCTGCTGGTTCATGCTGGTCTTCACCATCTGGTTCATGGTTCTGGTGGGCGCGGTTTTCGTCAACGGCCCGGCCGGGCTGCTGGCCTTCAAGACCGGCGAGCTGCTGCGCTCCTGGGAGGGCGGCGCGGCCGTGTTGCAGTGGCTTGAAGCCTGTCCGCTGGCCGTGTTCTGCGCCGGGGCGGACGGCACGGTTTCCGCGGGCAAGGTGCTGGCCCTGTTCTTTTCCGCCCTGATTTTCAGCTATTATTTCGTCGCCACTATCCTGCCCATCGACAAGATCATCGGCAGGATATACCCCTTTTTCGCCATCCTGCTGCTGTTCATGGCCTTCGGCCTGCTGGCCGCGCTGCTGCTCAATCCCCAGTACAGCATTCTGCCCAACCTGCGCCCGGCCGACTTTTTCACTAACCTGAACCCCAAGGGCGCGCCCCTTTGGCCTTTGCTCTTTGTGACCATCGCCTGCGGGGCCATCTCGGGCTTCCACGCCACCCAGTCGCCCATGATGGCCCGCTGCATGCGCTCGGAAGGGCAGGCCCGGCTGATGTTTTACGGGGTAATGATCGCCGAGGGCGTGCTGGCGCTGATCTGGGTGACCATCGGGCTTTCTTTTTACGACGGGGACCCGGCGGCCCTGATGGCGGCCGGAACTCCGGCGGTGGTGGTTTCCAAGGCTTCCGAAGGCCTGCTGGGCGGGCTGGTGGGGGGCACCCTGGTTTTTCTGGGCGTGGTCATCCTGCCCATTTCCACCGGCGACACGGCCTTCCGCACCGGGCGGCTCATCCTGGCCGACGTGCTCCGTTTTGAGCAGGGCTCGCTGGGGCGGCGCATCGTTTTGGCCGTGCCGCTCTTTCTGCTGGGCATTTACTTTGCCGTGGGCGACTTCACGGCCATCTGGATGGCCTTCGGCTGGACGAACCAGACCTTGGCCTGCGTGTCCCTCTGGGCGGCGGCGGTCTGGCTGCGCCGCCGCAAACGCCTGCACTGGGTGGCCACCGTGCCCGCGTTGTTCATGACCGCCGTGTGCGGCAGCTATCTCTTTTACTTTGATAAATTTCCCTTCCGCTGGCCCATGACGGCCTCGGTCTGCATGGGGCTGGCCGCATCCGGGCTCTGTTTCGCGCTCTTTCTCGCCAGGGGCGGCAGGATGCCGGAGGGTGACGAGGCGAAGTTCTGAGGCGGCAGTCGCGTGACCGGGGCCGTCAGGCGGCCTGCTTTTTCCGGGCGAGCTGTTGCTTTGCTTGCGCGCCGCGCGCCAGAGCATAATAATTCAACATAATACTCTCGGTACGTTTTTTATGCTTCAAACCTTTGCTCCCGCGTCCGCGCAAGGCGGCCCGGCACGCCGGTACCGGCTCTGGGATCTGCTCGCCCTGGCTCTGGCGGCCTGCTATGCCTGGGCCGCATTACAGGGCGTGCTGTCCATTTCCGTCGGCGGCGCGCAGTTGGACAGTGACCTGGCCACCTATGCCCAAGGCATGGCCGGGGCGGACCATCCCGAACTGTTTGTCTTGGATCCCGTGCTGCGCGCCGTCACGCCGGCCAACAGCATCTGGAATTTGGAACGCTTCACGGCGCGCCTGCTGACCCCCGGCAACGACTATGTGGTGGGACTGTTCCGGGCCGGAGCTCTGGCTATCTTCATTTTCTACGCGGGCTGGTACCTTCTGGGCCGCTGGCTGTTCGGAAGTCCGGGCCTGGCTTTTCTGCTGGCCCTGCTGGCCGGAGTCACTGTCTGGGTGGAGTGGGGCACTTTCTGGGGCATCGCGCAGTCGGACCCTGTGCCGCGCGTGTTTTTCGCCGCGCTCTGGCCCTTTCTGCTGCTGGGGGCCCTGGCCGCTCAGGAGCGCCCGCTCCTGAGGCCTCCGGCCATGCTGGCCGCAGGCCTGTGCATGTGGGTGCACGGCATAAGCGCCTTGAACACCGGGGCCATGTTCTTTCTGGCCTTTGCCCTGCACCGTCCCCAGGGGCAGAGCCTGGTCGCGCATCTGGTCAATTGTGTTTTCTGCCTGGTGTTGTATTTCATACCGGTATTGGCCTTTCTCTGGCCTTCACTGACCCAGACTCACGCCTTCAGTGCGGCTGACATGGCCGTTTTTCAGGAATTGTTCAACCTGCGCTGGCAGGAGGACTATGGTCGCCTGGGGGAACGGCTGGCCCATCTGGTAAGTTTTTCCAGCCCGATGCTGCCCCTGCTTTGCGGCGGCTTCGCGGCCTGGTTGATCGTCCGGCGGCGCGGAAGAATGCGGGCGCGCCGCCTTGCCGCCATGTGCCCGGCCTTTGTGCTGGCCCTTGTCCTGGTTGTGTTGTTTTCCTGGGCGGAATCCCGCCTTGCGCCGGAGTTCGGACGTCTGCCCCTGGGGCATGAGCTCGTGCGGGGTCTGCGTTTTCTGGTGCCTCTTTCCTGGCTGATGATTGTGGCCGCGTTAGCCTGCTTCCGGCCTCGCCTGTCCCGTGCCGGGCGTCTGCTGCTGGCGGGCGGCGTTACCTCGGCCGTGTTGTTGCTGAGCCAGGATCGCCAGTATATGGCCGCGCAGTATGCGGTATCGCAAGCGACCGGCCTGCCGCTGCCCTTGCTGGACGACGCGCGGGAAGCCATGCGCGGAGCCGCCGCCTACCGGGAGGCTCTGGACAGGCAGGCACGGCTGGTGCCGCCGGGTGTGCCGGTTTTCAGCGACAGCGACGCCATGGCCGTGCGTTATCTGGCTCAGCGCCCTCTGGTGCATTCCTTTAAGGACGGGTATATTTTTTTCTATAACAAAGACGTGCAGGGCTCCCGCACCTGGCTGCGCTACAACGCCCTGATGCAGCGGGGACCCACGGGCTACATCGACGCCTGGCTTGCCTCGGGCGTGCCCTGGCTGCTGAGCGGCCGTCCGCGGGACAAGGCCCTGCTGGAGCCATACGGCGATGTGCTCTGGGAAAACGGCGGCTGGCTCATCGCGCGGCGGCGTGGAGGATAGGCATGGAGCGGGATGGAAAAGATATCCCTTTGGTGACGGATCTGGACGGCACCCTGGTGGCCGGAGACACCCTGGTGGAGGGAGTTAAGGATCTGCTGGCTCGCAGGCCGTGGATGTGCTGCGTGCTGCCGTTCTGGGTAGCGCGCGGGCGGCGTTTTTTTAAAAAGCAGCTTGCCCCCTGGAGCGCGGCGGCCTGTCTGCGCATGCCTCTCAATGCCTCGGTGGCCGACCTGCTGGGGGAAGCCGCCCGCACGGGGCGCCGGGTCTGCCTGGCTACAGCCGCCTATGAGGAAGTGGCCGAGGCCATGCGCGTTCGATTGCCGCTTTTTAACGCTGTTTTCGCCACCACGTCGGCGGTGAATCTCAAAGGCGTGCACAAGGCGCGCTTTCTCAGCGAGATGTTCGGAAGGGGCGGGTTTGACTATTTCGGTGATTCCGCGGCGGATCTGCCTGTCTGGGCCGAAGCGCGCAAAGCCTATGTGGTCGGCGACGCGGCGCTGGCGGAAAGGGCGCGGTCCCTGAATCCCGAGGTCACGTGCATTGTCCCCCGCTGGACGCAAGAACCGTACGGCGTCAGTTGATGGGTTCCAGCAGGAATTGCAGGCTCTGCACGTTGATGAAGCAGGTTACGCAGAACAAGACCACCAGCAACGCGGTATACAGCATGAACTTTTTTTCATGAAACAGTTTTTCCGGCGTCTGCACCACGGAATCGGCGTTCATGCTGATGCTGAAATACCAGGAGAACAGCAGGGCCACCAGGGGAAAAAGAAAAATGAATTCAATCTTGTATTTAATGAGCGAAATACCCAGGAACAGCGCGGTGTTCATGGCGTAGAAAAAGGCTGAGACAAGCAGCTTCCGTTCCGTGTAACTGGCAAGGCTCTTGCGGTACCGGGCCATGACTTCCTTGGAGCGGATGCTGCGCAGTTCGGCGAAGCGTTTCAGGGCCATGAGAAAAGCGCCGCCGCACCAGTACGCCAGCAGAAAGCTGCTGGGCGGAAGATGATCGGGTATGCAGATGGCCCAGCCGAGAACCAGGCGCAAGGGATTGTTAATGGATTCCGAGATGACGTCGAGATAGGGCACGTCCTTGGTGCGGAGGGGCGGCACGTTATAGCAGATGCCCATAATCAGAAGAAAAAGCGCTGTGAATCCAAACAGTTTATTGATATAAAAACCCAGCCAGAGCCCGAGGCAGGCCAGCAGGGCGTATTCCAGCAGCACATAGCGCAGGCGCACCAGGCCTTGCGCCGCCGGGCGCAGATATTTGGTGGGATGTTGCCTGTCGTTGGGCGCATCCAGATATTCGTTGATGCAGTAGTTGGCCGAGGCGACGCAGCAGGTGCTGACCAGGCCGAGGATGAGATTTCCCGCCAGGTTGGCCGGAATGTCCCGCAGAAAAAGGAAAGCCAGGCAGAGACCCGGAAACATGAAAAACTGTTTGAACCAGTGATCCGGGCGCGCGATCTGAATATAGGGCCGCAACTTTTCCAAGGGGACCGCCTTTCAAAGCCCAGACTGCGCAGTCTGGAACGAGAAAAGCCCGCGGGCTTTTCTCGTTCCAGACTGCGCAGTCTGGAACGAGAAAAGCCCGCGGGCTTTTCTCGTGTTAATGTGTTGTGCTCCCGGCAGAATAATTTTTCTGACGGATCACTCACATGAATTATGTGACGGCGTATATCAGAAAAGCTCGCGCAGGAAAAGCCGCCGGACGGACGCGTCCGTTTGCGGGCCGCGCGCGAGGAGGTCGCCATGCGTGATTGTTGCCGCATCCGGGCGGTGGATATAGCGGCTCTGCTGCTGATTGCGGTCTACGCGCTGGCCGCCTTGGCGGGCGTGCTGGAGATTTCCGCCAACGGGACGGAGCTGGACAGCGACCTCGGCATGTATGCTTACATCACCGCCGGGGAGCGGCATCCCGAAAGTTTCAGCGCCGATCCTACGGCGGCCCTGCATTCCCATTCTTTTTGGAATGCGGCGCGTTATCTGGGCGCCCTGCTCACGCCGGGAAACGAGTATGCCGTAGGCCTGCTGCGGGCCGGGGCCCTGGCGGTCTTCGTTTTTTACGCGGGCTTTTATCTTCTGGGGCGCTGGCTGTTCGGCAGTCCCATTCTGGCCGCCGTTCTGAGCCTGGTCATGGGCGTAACCGTCTGGGTGGGCTGGGGAACATTCTGGGGCGTCACCCACAGCGACCCGGTGCCGCGCGTATTTTTCGCCGCGCTGTTTCCTTTTCTGCTCTGGGGCGGCATCGCGGCCCTGCGTCATGTACGGGCCAGGCCCCTGGTCATGCTGGCCGCCGGTTTGTGCGTCTGGGTGCATAATATCAGCGCGCTGGCCACGGGGGCCATGCTGTTCATGGCCTTTGCCCTGAACAGAGAGAAGCGGAGCTGGGCTGTTCATCTGGGCATCCTGGCAGTCTGCCTGTTATGTTTTTTCCTGCCCGTGCTGTTTTCTCTCCGTTCTCTTTTGGGGGGACAGGCCGTTGTTCTCAGCGCCGACAATCTGGCCGTGCTCAGATATTTGTTCGATCTGCGTCTGGGGGCGGATTATGGGAGG is a genomic window containing:
- the rodA gene encoding rod shape-determining protein RodA, producing the protein MDKRLFSYINWGLLACMFLLYFLGVGNLYSASGTRLEDGLAFSGFYQRQLIWGVCGLACMLLAMSFDYRQLRNLAWPFFLISLALLLLVPVAGKTVYGAKRWLSLGFMSIQPSELAKLAVLVLAARLLARDGRPLGWKDFSAVLTVGLIPAALIVTQPDLGTTLMILLILGGMILFHGLKGYVLKTCLLAVPCAAAFMWFVGMHDYQRQRILTFLDPGNDPRGTGYHILQSRIAIGSGQLWGKGFKEGTQSQLRFLPERHSDFAVAVFGEEWGFVGCVALVTLFCLFLLSIFSTAVQAKDRFGSMLVVGVFFYFFWQIFINMGMVIGLMPVVGIPLPFISYGGSATLVNFTLLGIVLNVSMRRFMFKG
- the mrdA gene encoding penicillin-binding protein 2 gives rise to the protein MKKNKRLFAPGSPGATPSKKEGIRSWLKIQVESEGYQPPRGGVVFLQVLVGLLFFVFVVRFWYLQVHRGEEFARQAQENRLRQERIFAPRGRILDDGDKLLADNRTAYGLSLVREDCHDIPATLAQISAWSGIPLPQIWEKYQQDRFKVKSFEPLLLITDIDFDLVARIESEIYAWPGLEIVVRTKRSYPEKELFAHVLGYVAEANEQEMAKDPALAMGDLVGKQGLELELEKQLRGRKGLYDVEVDAHARVLGKALREEPRGGHEVHLSLDRGLQQAAWDALGGEAGCVVVMEPDTGKLRALVTSPAYDNNLFAAGISQRDWDALRTSNRFPLQNRVIQSVYPPGSVWKLVMAALFLERGVNPRETVFCPGQVKLGNQIFRCWKKGGHGAMNMESALVNSCDVYFYLMAERLGIDKLEEFAKACGFGRPTGIDLPHEKSGLVPSREWKKRRFGRPWVRGETYNVSIGQGYTLVTPVQVAVYVAAMLNGGDLLKPQLLNDAPRVVQSRIPAKPETFKFVVDAMRKTAGVGTARVVGRKDADMGGKTGTAQVVKLKMTAGDRRVRSSEMEYAQRDHAWIATWGSKNGKTYVVVVMVEHGGGGSSVAGPVAKKIYDYIFGPDSGAPASPAPATAPRPVRGRED
- the mreC gene encoding rod shape-determining protein MreC — its product is MSLRRILIFAGVLLILFLGMYSWNQRTRTLDDFAANIGLELSGAVLKPMRYIQDVGTGFWERYFDLVSVREENERLQARVADLESRLLANGEDLAELKRLRALVQLPVDASWRPLGARVLAGRMGPNAVLDSITISRGYATGGRPGTPLVTHMGLVGRVLRASAHTATALLLTDPGSRIAVFSQNSRALGILAGQGTGRKLEVNFVQRDANVKQGEVLITSGLDGKYPKGIPVARVLSVAPSDYTQFMAIYAEPLVDLQHLEEVLLLEPTGIAQPEPEPEGPPPVFVGPPAPPAAVTP
- a CDS encoding rod shape-determining protein, with amino-acid sequence MSKILDFALGMFSNDLAIDLGTANTCVYVKGQGIVLREPSVVAVKKDSRGNNVVLAVGHDAKRMLGRTPGNIWAIRPMKDGVIADFEVTEAMLRHFIAKVHNSRRLVRPRIMICVPTGITQVEKRAVKESAQSAGAREVYLIEEPMAAAIGADLPIQEPTSNMVVDIGGGTTEVAVISLSGIVYSRSVRVGGDKMDEAIMTHVKRKYNMLIGESSAEEIKIKIASAYPLDPEQQIEVKGRDLVTGIPQNIIITSEEVRKAISEQVDSIVQAVRIALEQTPPELAADIVDRGIVLTGGGALLKGLDQLLREETSLPITVVDDPLSTVAVGTGRALDSLNILKEVCID
- a CDS encoding TIGR01212 family radical SAM protein (This family includes YhcC from E. coli K-12, an uncharacterized radical SAM protein.) yields the protein MVRWHTLAAYFRRKYGMRVQKIPLDAGSACPNRDGLLSTRGCVFCNALGSGSGLGGRGLSLAAQWQAWRQKYRAGDPDRRFLAYLQSFSNTYGSLERLQDLLHAVAALPDCCGLAVGTRPDCLSPSKLDALLRAGAEAGVAEIWLELGLQSAHDATLARVNRGHTAACAAKAVAEAAGRGLLVCGHLMAGLPGEGEAAFLESVDWAVSLPLHGLKLHNVYVPEGTELARRYRDGRYQPLERDEYVDLLCAALPRIPSRLVMHRLQSDPAPGELVAPAWAALKRPLMADLLRALHARDLWQGCRADVPEGRPAWYGG
- a CDS encoding carbon starvation protein A encodes the protein MGMVCFLAALGLLVLGYAVYGVFVEKVFGIDRTRPTPVQSRADGVDCVALPPYKIFFIQLLNIAGLGPVFGPILGAVYGPAALLWVVFGCIFAGAVHDFLTGAMSLRYGAASYPELIGRNLGKYACWFMLVFTIWFMVLVGAVFVNGPAGLLAFKTGELLRSWEGGAAVLQWLEACPLAVFCAGADGTVSAGKVLALFFSALIFSYYFVATILPIDKIIGRIYPFFAILLLFMAFGLLAALLLNPQYSILPNLRPADFFTNLNPKGAPLWPLLFVTIACGAISGFHATQSPMMARCMRSEGQARLMFYGVMIAEGVLALIWVTIGLSFYDGDPAALMAAGTPAVVVSKASEGLLGGLVGGTLVFLGVVILPISTGDTAFRTGRLILADVLRFEQGSLGRRIVLAVPLFLLGIYFAVGDFTAIWMAFGWTNQTLACVSLWAAAVWLRRRKRLHWVATVPALFMTAVCGSYLFYFDKFPFRWPMTASVCMGLAASGLCFALFLARGGRMPEGDEAKF